The following coding sequences are from one Planctomycetota bacterium window:
- a CDS encoding sigma-70 family RNA polymerase sigma factor → MLTPLTTGFVGRLRANDQAAWFELWETFGPVVRAQLTKWGKGRIGSQTVQDLSQETLAALSESIDRYDPARGARFSTWLLAIAKHVLGDELDRRHAQKRGGNKRPTELDESWMAAGPGASVDAAYEAAIFRAKVEAAITLVQKESEFTDFSIYAMRVLECKPGKDVADALGISEPTVSRRLAKVRDALRIKLAEVIATYSFTPEEREEAARNGLAVTPKQERAPADDALFDEAIAEIYHRQMELRRQDQADRLV, encoded by the coding sequence ATGCTGACGCCGCTCACCACGGGGTTCGTCGGACGACTGCGCGCCAACGACCAGGCGGCGTGGTTCGAGCTGTGGGAGACGTTCGGGCCGGTGGTGCGGGCGCAGCTCACGAAGTGGGGCAAGGGACGGATCGGCAGCCAGACGGTGCAGGACCTGTCGCAGGAGACGCTGGCCGCCCTCTCGGAATCGATCGATCGGTACGACCCCGCGCGGGGCGCGCGGTTCTCGACCTGGCTGCTGGCGATCGCCAAGCACGTGCTGGGGGATGAACTGGACCGGCGGCACGCGCAGAAGCGGGGCGGGAACAAGCGCCCGACGGAGCTGGACGAATCGTGGATGGCCGCCGGGCCGGGCGCGTCGGTGGATGCGGCGTACGAGGCGGCGATCTTCCGCGCGAAGGTCGAGGCCGCCATCACGCTGGTGCAGAAGGAATCGGAATTCACGGACTTTTCGATCTACGCGATGCGGGTCCTGGAGTGCAAGCCGGGGAAGGACGTGGCGGACGCGCTGGGCATCAGCGAGCCGACGGTGAGCCGCCGTTTGGCGAAAGTGCGGGACGCGCTGCGGATCAAGCTCGCGGAGGTGATCGCGACGTATTCCTTTACGCCCGAGGAACGCGAGGAGGCAGCGCGAAACGGGCTGGCCGTGACTCCCAAGCAAGAGCGGGCCCCCGCCGACGACGCCCTGTTCGACGAGGCCATCGCCGAGATCTACCACCGGCAGATGGAGCTGCGGCGTCAGGACCAGGCGGACCGGCTCGTGTAA